A window of the Salvelinus alpinus chromosome 3, SLU_Salpinus.1, whole genome shotgun sequence genome harbors these coding sequences:
- the LOC139571393 gene encoding galanin receptor 2a-like translates to MNLTNFYSYFGHLFSTNISLEGPQHELNNWSLPEDTKPYPDLFLFSGHEPSTIVLVVMYSLSFLTGLGGNIMALLVLTRKRTGLAGVSATRRLLVNLAVCDMMVVCVCMPVNLGHQVYNAWVFGEFLCRTVPFVQAVSVSASVLSLAVISLNRYYSVHNPLHARSFFTGRRILCMICVVWIVSSGLCIPLFFMNTTQTLSLLDITLTVCVESWNEVKLKQRYSFLLFCSLYGFPVLFNLVISVLTGWKLWGTDEKRTQDSNTFGVTLSLSRLKVRKRIAKMVLSLVVLFTLSWLPLYVVDIWLDFNMTSSLEKEEDDVNHIYHEWILQGRPFALWLGLTNSALNPLCYCFVGNLHRSAKRFRKSYRQKLSSLLSLSPQQSSMPMGSTSVPKLVPYSRAQSEKRGAERRASNRYANPGNKLTKSKSLSSVTVCETVFD, encoded by the coding sequence ATGAATCTAACGAATTTTTACTCATATTTTGGACATTTATTTTCTACGAATATTTCACTTGAGGGACCTCAACATGAGCTCAACAACTGGAGTTTACCGGAGGATACCAAACCCTACCCGGACTTGTTCTTATTTTCGGGACACGAACCGAGTACCATCGTGTTGGTGGTTATGTACTCCCTGTCCTTCCTCACCGGGCTCGGAGGGAACATCATGGCTCTCCTGGTCCTCACCCGAAAGAGGACCGGTCTGGCGGGGGTGTCGGCGACCCGCAGACTGCTGGTCAATCTGGCGGTGTGTGACatgatggtggtgtgtgtgtgcatgccagttaacctgggacaccaggtctACAACGCCTGGGTGTTCGGAGAGTTTCTGTGCCGCACCGTGCCGTTCGTTCAGGCTGTTTCGGTGTCTGCGAGCGTCCTGAGCCTGGCCGTGATCAGTCTGAACCGCTACTACAGCGTGCACAACCCTCTACACGCCCGGTCCTTTTTTACCGGGCGGCGGATACtgtgtatgatctgtgtggtGTGGATCGTGTCGTCGGGGTTGTGCATACCGCTCTTCTTCATGAATACCACCCAGACTCTATCGCTGCTGGACATCACCCTCACTGTGTGCGTGGAGAGCTGGAACGAAGTCAAACTGAAACAGAGATATAGCTTTCTGCTCTTCTGCTCTCTCTATGGATTCCCTGTGTTGTTTAACCTGGTCATCAGCGTGCTGACCGGCTGGAAGCTGTGGGGCACCGACGAAAAACGGACGCAAGATTCGAATACATTTGGCGTTACGCTATCACTGTCCCGTCTGAAAGTGCGTAAAAGGATCGCCAAGATGGTGCTGTCGCTGGTTGTGCTTTTCACCCTGTCTTGGCTACCTCTGTATGTAGTGGACATATGGTTAGACTTTAACATGACTTCATCtttagagaaagaggaggatgatgTGAACCATATATACCACGAGTGGATTCTACAGGGGAGACCCTTCGCGCTATGGCTGGGTCTAACCAACTCCGCTCTCAACCCGCTCTGTTATTGCTTTGTGGGTAACTTACACAGGTCTGCAAAACGATTCAGGAAAAGCTACAGACAGAAACTGTCGTCATTGTTAAGTCTGTCGCCACAGCAGTCCTCTATGCCTATGGGCAGCACCTCAGTGCCCAAGCTCGTGCCCTACAGCAGGGCGCAATCGGAGAAGCGCGGCGCAGAGAGGCGCGCATCGAACAGATATGCCAATCCAGGCAACAAACTAACCAAAAGCAAGAGCCTGTCGTCTGTGACAGTGTGTGAGACTGTTTTTGActga